In Gadus morhua chromosome 2, gadMor3.0, whole genome shotgun sequence, a single window of DNA contains:
- the LOC115537167 gene encoding neurexophilin-1, translating into MTRSNRGFIALILNGTACLFALAHEDSVSRGPKAHPPADESSEAVGLLGGGHSQVSPLSRWMLQSKSRAANATSLELPYRTPVPFAKQEFSKQEFWEMLGSDLLKPDASGSRVKRRPIVKTGKFKKMFGWGDFYSNIKTVRLNLLITGKIVDHGNGTFSVYFRHNSTGQGNISVSLVPPVKAVEFDLERQSVVYPKDSKIFNCRVDYEKVDRSKRTSLCNYDPSKTCFQEQTQSHVSWICSKPFKVICIYISFYSTDYRLVQKVCPDYNYHNEMPYLPSG; encoded by the coding sequence tTCGCCCTGGCCCACGAGGACTCCGTCTCCCGGGGCCCGAAGGCCCACCCTCCGGCGGACGAGTCGTCCGAGGCGGTGGGGCTCCTGGGCGGGGGTCACAGTCAGGTCTCCCCGCTGAGCCGCTGGATGCTGCAGAGCAAGAGTCGGGCGGCCAACGCCACCTCCCTGGAGCTGCCCTACCGCACGCCCGTGCCCTTCGCCAAGCAGGAGTTCTCCAAGCAGGAGTTCTGGGAGATGCTGGGCAGCGACCTGCTCAAGCCCGACGCCTCGGGGTCCCGCGTCAAGCGGCGGCCGATCGTCAAGACGGGCAAGTTCAAGAAGATGTTCGGCTGGGGCGACTTCTACTCCAACATCAAGACGGTGCGCCTCAACCTGCTGATCACCGGCAAGATCGTGGACCACGGCAACGGCACCTTCAGCGTGTACTTCCGCCACAACTCCACGGGCCAGGGCAACATCTCAGTCAGCCTGGTGCCGCCCGTCAAGGCGGTGGAGTTCGACCTGGAGCGCCAGAGCGTCGTCTACCCCAAGGACTCCAAGATCTTCAACTGCCGGGTGGACTACGAGAAGGTGGACCGCAGCAAGCGCACCTCGCTGTGCAACTACGACCCGTCCAAGACCTGCTTCCAGGAGCAGACCCAGAGCCACGTGTCCTGGATCTGCTCCAAGCCCTTCAAGGTCATCTGCATCTACATCTCCTTCTACAGCACGGACTACCGTCTGGTGCAGAAGGTGTGCCCGGACTACAACTACCACAACGAGATGCCCTACCTGCCCTCCGGCtag